Proteins found in one Muntiacus reevesi chromosome 2, mMunRee1.1, whole genome shotgun sequence genomic segment:
- the ZNF875 gene encoding LOW QUALITY PROTEIN: zinc finger protein 875 (The sequence of the model RefSeq protein was modified relative to this genomic sequence to represent the inferred CDS: deleted 1 base in 1 codon; substituted 3 bases at 3 genomic stop codons), which yields MLEIYNHLLSLNILLSKPELICMLEQGEEPWIEERQRSLGLCPAXSKLEIQPCLTCPLAFSFQQALVQPVWFSHLPQLFSSLCAGNHLHSGKHYQVQEQLSDQTCSSHQAEIQEKEDSKLLFRRISRSSASKPISSPLEEQPVTSKEDNTVVDIGPSLAQGTDLKETDKILCGLEISRFGAIKYGEFGLGFIKESNQLSLQKTQTRETAYMYAEWEQNFSSASVLIKNQRTHSGRKPYVCTECGRDFTXKSNLITQQRIHSGEKPCMCKECGRGFTWKSNLFMYQRTHSGLKPYVCKECGQSFSLKSNLVTHQRAHSGEKPYICKECGHGFRQDSHLIRHKRTYSGEKPYVCRECEQGFSQKSHLNRHLRTHTGEKPYVCTECGRHFSWKSNLKTHQRTHSGVKPYMCLECGQHFSLKSNVNKHQRSHMGEKPFLCRECGRAFTWKSTLNTHQRTHSGEKPFVCRECSXVFNDKSTRVSHQRTHSGEKPFICKECGRRFSQKPNLFRHKRAYSGDSPSVCRECGQGFYDKLTFITHQRAHSGAKPHVCKECGQGFRRQSHLIRHQRIHSGEKPYICRKCGQGFSWKSNLIRHQRTHSGEKPCVYKQ from the exons ATGCTGGAGATTTATAACCACTTGCTCTCACTAA ACATTCTGCTTTCCAAACCAGAACTCATTTGTATGCTGGAACAAGGGGAAGAGCCCTGGATAGAGGAGAGGCAGCGTTCACTGGGTCTGTGTCCAG CATGATCAAAGCTAGAAATTCAACCATGTCTCACCTGTCCTTTGGCATTCTCTTTCCAGCAAGCCCTCGTCCAGCCTGTGTGGTTCAGCCATCTCCCTCAGTTATTCTCAAGCTTATGTGCAGGAAATCATCTCCATTCAGGGAAACACT ATCAAGTGCAGGAGCAACTCTCTGATCAAACCTGCTCGAGCCACCAAGCAGAAATTCAAGAGAAAGAAGATTCCAAGCTTTTGTTCAGGAGAATAAGCAGAAGCAGTGCTTCAAAGCCAATCTCCAGCCCCCTGGAAGAACAGCCAGTGACATCCAAGGAAGACAACACAGTGGTGGATATAGGGCCCAGCCTGGCCCAGGGGACAGACCTCaaggaaacagacaaaata TTATGTGGTTTAGAAATCTCAAGATTTGGAGCAATCAAATATGGAGAGTTTGGGCTAGGCTTTATCAAGGAGTCAAACCAGCTCAGCCTCCAGAAGACACAGACAAGAGAGACCGCTTACATGTACGCTGAGTGGGAACAAAACTTCAGCAGTGCGTCAGTCCTCATCAAAAACCAAAGGACACATTCTGGGCGAAAGCCTTATGTGTGCACAGAATGTGGGCGAGACTTTACCTGAAAGTCAAACCTCATCACACAGCAGAGGATACATTCTGGGGAGAAACCATGTATGTGCAAGGAGTGTGGACGAGGCTTTACTTGGAAGTCAAACCTCTTCATGTATCAGAGGACACACTCAGGGCTCAAGCCTTATGTGTGCAAGGAGTGTGGCCAGAGCTTTAGCCTGAAGTCAAATCTTGTCACACACCAGAGGGCACACTCTGGGGAGAAGCCTTACATTTGCAAGGAGTGTGGGCATGGCTTTCGCCAGGATTCGCACCTCATCAGACATAAGAGGACATACTCAGGAGAGAAGCcttatgtttgcagggagtgtgagcAAGGCTTTAGCCAGAAGTCACACCTTAATAGACACTTAAggacacacacaggagagaaaccttatgTGTGCACAGAATGTGGGCGTCATTTTAGCTGGAAATCAAACCTCAagacacaccagaggacacactcAGGGGTTAAACCTTACATGTGCCTGGAGTGTGGGCAGCACTTTAGCCTCAAGTCAAATGTCAACAAACACCAGAGGTCACACATGGGGGAGAAGCCATTCTTGTGCAGGGAATGTGGGAGAGCCTTTACctggaaatcaaccctcaatacacaccagaggacacactcAGGGGAGAAGCCATTTGTATGCAGGGAGTGCAGTTGAGTCTTTAATGATAAGTCCACTCGTGTCTCACACCAGAGAACACATTCAGGGGAAAAGCCTTTCATATGCAAGGAGTGTGGTAGAAGGTTTAGCCAGAAGCCAAACCTGTTTAGGCACAAGAGGGCATACTCAGGGGATAGCCCCTCTGTGTGCAGGGAGTGTGGACAGGGGTTTTATGATAAGCTAACTTTCATTACACACCAGAGGGCACACTCAGGGGCGAAACCTCATGTGTGCAAGGAGTGTGGGCAAGGCTTTAGACGGCAGTCACACCTCATTAGACATCAGAGGATACATTCAGGAGAGAAGCCTTACATTTGTAGGAAGTGTGGGCAAGGCTTTAGTTGGAAATCAAACCTCATCAGACATCAGCGGACACATTCAGGAGAGAAACCTTGTGTGTACAAGCAGTGA